Below is a window of Pagrus major chromosome 21, Pma_NU_1.0 DNA.
acacacctcctcacacacctgtggtggaaagtaactaagtacatttactcaagtactgcactgtataattatgagataattctgcttgagtattttcattttctgccactACAAGTCAAAATAGTGTATTTTTTACTTCATTGCATTTATGTTTGACAGATATAGTTACTGCACTTACAGAGTAttactatatactatactatatcagtttataaaatatgatgcattgttcTGGGTTAAACAATACAACAGAATATGAATATCTACAACATTCAAATGCTTTTACAGTTACATAAGTTTATAGTAATCCAAACCTGTCACACTGATATTTGCTGGCAACACTttttttgagtaattttttaaggaaaacaaaagtccaaattctctgattccagctagACTTCGATATGATCGAATATGACAATATTTGCTGTTATATGCAATATTTATCACAATGTCGAATATGGaccagctgtgtttttcttgtccTTAGAGGAACTGCTCtgactgtattttaattgtaattttCTAAGTAATACCAGTGTTATTTCTCACCTGGCTGGCCCTCTAGAATTTAGAGGGAAGGGAACCAGTGACAGACAAGCTGCATCTAATATTGAAGGCCTTTCTGTCATGTGTGCAATTCATTCTTTGCACTAAGGTTTTCATTCTCATATAAAAGCTCttgtttaatattgttttgttgtttaaaagtGTTAAATAGGTATGTGTTGCTGCAAAGGGAGAAGTAAAGAGGTGAACAGCGTATCAACGATACTGTCGTCTGTCGCGATATTTGTTCCGGATTATTTTGTGATATAAAATGTTGGATATCACCCCAAGCCTATTTCAAGtgtcttaaatgtgaatattttcctgtttcttcACTTAATATTGtttggttgtggacaaaacaagacatttgatgacgttttcacagttttctgacaACAAATCGATAAATTGAGAAAATtgtcaacagattaatcaacactgaatataatagttagttgcagccttactTTTTTATCTTACTAAGATTTAAAAAGCAGGACTTTTATCGTAACCTCCACACAAACACCTTGCGAACTTATGTCACGCAAACCACTTCCCACACAATGCATTGATTGTTAAATAATTGACAGCTTAGCACATTTTGATCCAATGTTGTCAGCTCACAAGTTGCGTTGCTAAGTGATGAACAGGTGCTCCATGCTCCTTCCTTACCCCCTGTCTTCACACAGGTGAAGTGACACTTTCTGCTACAGACAAAGGGTCCATGGAGGCAGAATCGGAGGACTCAGACGAGGATGTTCAGGGAGAGGACAAGCCCACTGTGCTCTGGGAGAAGTGCATTCAGCAGAGCATCTTTGTGGACCTGAGTGAGGATGAAAGTCTCCACTTGAGTGATTTTGAGAATTCTCTAGCTTTACATCTGTCCCAGGCGGAGTCTGCTGCCTCCGAGGCCAGCATCCATCTCAGTGGTAAGTCCTGGAGTCACCgctgtttatttttgatgttttcgTGGATGTTGAAGCAGCTTGTTATGGATGGTCAAATCATTCTGTGCAGTGTTAAAACACATATCAggatcagaatcagctttattgacCAAGTATGTGCACAAACAAGGCTTAAATCTATAAAAACCCTCTaatttggttttaatgttgttctGTAATTAACAGAGTGCTCAGAGCTGTCAGGTTTGGACGTCACCTCCTCGGAGTCCAGTAATGTCAGCAGTCAGAGTGAAAGAGTGGTAGAGAGCAAGAACAGCTTATTGCACGTGTCTGCCAGAAGACCGAACACCATGCAGGATGAGCCGCCTTTGAACCAGAGGTTTGAGGACCTGGGGCAGGACACGAGCGACGAGGATCAGGACGACCTACCTTATGACCGTGACCTTGGGAGCCTCTACTTCAACCAGAGAGCTGAATCTGAGAGCAACATGAGCTCTGATGGGAGAGAAACTGTTCATGCAAGTCCAGATCTTCCTGGTTTGGTTGaatgtaatataataaataGAGATGATGTTATTGAAGCCCTGGTTTCTGTTGAGAAACCAGCAGCTTTGTCGCAAGAGGATGCCAACACCAAAAAGGGCGACTTTATTGAGGTTGCCCCATCATGCCCCTGTCCTCCTGCAGACATTAACCAGTTGTTGCTGCGACACTTTTCCCAGGAGGAGTTGCTGCGGTCAGGCAGGCTGATCGAGGCAGAGACCCTGCCAGAGGTCTCCCTGCTGGAGAGCGTGGATGACACTGTTTTGAGCTTGGCTCCAACACACAACAGCTCAAAAATTAATGGTCACCACCCAGAGAGCCCTGCATGTAAATCTGAGGTTAATTCTGAGAGCTTCGGCTCTGGCAGGACTGATGGAAAGAGTAATACTGAATCTAAAAATTCAAGTTTAGAGGAAGAAGTAGAGAGGAAAATTGATAAAGTCACCTCTGCTGACAGCGTTACATCCAGCTCTGCAAGTGTGGAATCCAAACAAAGCAGTGGGGGAGGTAGTGATGTAGATGTGGCAGAGCAGGAACAGACCGAAGAGGACGATCAGGCTCAGAGAGTCCCGCTTGTGCGCACCAGGTCCTTCAGCGAGATGAAGTATGGCCAAGGCCAAGTCCATTACCCGCGCCCCGATTTCTCCAAGGTCGCCCCCAAGGTAAAAATACCGAAAACTCCAAGTGGACCTGCCAAACCTGTTCCCCAGAGTCCCAGCAGCATGCACAGAGCACAGTCCTCTCCAGGGATGCTAGATTTGATCAGCAGAGTCCTGGAGGATTCAATCCAACCATCAGAGAAGCCATATGTGTTCAAAGACGAGGTCAAGACTCCTCCAGCTCTGGTGGATCACCTGCAGGTAGAAAACATTCAGATTTTACTCTCAGTGCACTCGTAGCTACGCATTTTGGTTTCATTTCCTCAAACATTAACAAATATGAGTGTTGTATAAGACATGTGACTACAACGTTTGTCTCGTTCCATTTTTCTTCAGGCTGAATATGATAAATTATTAACCAAATATGCTGAGGCAGAGAACCTTATAGATCAAATGAGACTTGGAACCAACGTaagtaaaaacatgtttccttaATCAGCTATAATGTCAGAGTCATATTTTCAATTCAAGCTTCACATGTATGGATCTTTTTTCACAGGCTCAGCCCTCAGATCTGATGCTTTGTTTTGAGAGCGAtgacgacgacgatgatgatgatgatgatgatgatgatgatgatgatgatgatgatcaggGTAACTTACCTGCAGTCGAGGGAAGCCATCTTGAATCCTTTGCTCCTCACGTTCCCCCGTCAGGTACGTCTGACACCTGATATTATGACAGGTCAGCGCTTTGCTTCGCTACCTGCAATTTACACAGTGAAGGTTGCCATAGAGACGTGTGGAGTCAGATGACAATCttgtggaaacacaaacatcttttctttttccttttggaGCACTttaattatgtgaaaacaacatcTAAATCTAGTGGAGgggaaatataaagtagcagaaaatagaaatactcaagtgaagtcCCTCAAAATTGTCCTTAAGTGCAGTACTCgagaaaatgtacttagtttCATTCCATCCATGAGGATCAgtgtacttcttccaccactgtggACTGGAGAATTGACAtatacttaaagcaacattatgtaacttttttaccttaaaataacagcctcaaaatcattttgatggtacagtgtcttgtaatagggtgaatggtgtctgtctcaCAGCCACTCCGTAACGTCAGTGAGAGGGtgggatcacagcgttacacacatgtttacttcaacatacaagttttaaaatgaaataatccTTTCATCCCCTTATCTGTACATGTTTGGTAGATGAGACGTAGATGCAGAAGTTTATCAGAGACTTCTATCCAGCCTTTTCTTGCGTGTATCACTCATacttgctttgttttttcagaaaacTGCAATGAAAAAGTAGAACCAGGCCCTCAGAGCAACATTAAAGAGGTGAACACAGCTTCCTCCAGCCAGCCTGAGGAGGGTCCCAGTGATGGTGAAAGAATGACTGCTGAGCTGAGAGACATCATCAGCCAGTTCATGCGGACGGTAAGTGTGAAGATTAGCCATTACTAAGCAACAGAAtcttaaaataatttattaaccttcttcttctgctcaggTGGAAGAATTCAAATTGAGTGTCGGCAGCATGTCAGtgagcacagcagaacagcagatGGTGAGGAGTGTTTACTTcttctttctgtcatttttaagAGCAGTGTagtttcccctttttcttctgcatgtgcataatgtaaaatgtgtccATTGTCAGATGCTGAGGAGCATGATGGAGGCTCAGGACCAGCTGGAGAGAAAATACATCAGTAAGAAGGAAGAGCACCGAGCTCTGGAGATGCAAAACTACATGGGCCTGTCCAGGAACACCGGCACCTTCGACCCAAACAGGTGAAAGTGACCTCGCTTTTGtacctgtgtgaatgtgtcagcGTCACGTTAATGCATCCATTCATGCatctttatgtgtgtgcgtgtgttgaaACGTGTGCAGGCTGGTGGAGGGAGACATATTCAGGATAGGGATGCACCTTGAGGACATAAAGGAGATGATAGACAGAAACGTGTGTGCGCAGATTTCTCCGCCCCAGTCATCCTCCACTCCCACACACACGAAGGAGGCGCTGCACGTGAAGCCCAGTCCTCTCTGCATGCCCACACCCTCACCTCCACCATCCCTGCACCAGGTAATCACCTCTCTGACACACTCACTGCCTCACTGACACGAGACTCGACTTGGACTTTGAAGTCAGAGACTCGGGACTCGACTTGACTGAGACATGACGACTCTACTTacttgtctgtgtttattttaagtttttagtttagtttttgagtttttttgtcCAGTCAGAACGTTGACATTAACATTATGATACAGTCACAATGACTCATTTTACATACTCCAGCCCggatgcacgtgtgtgtgtgtgtgtgtgtgtgtgtaatattaCACTAACTGCAAATTATCTGACTGGGTCTCATGTTTCAGGGACCATGTGCAGGATTTTCCACTGTGGGTTATAAGACAGAGTCACGGAAAGAAGAGGTTGATGAGGCCAGTGAGGTCCATGGAGATGATGGATTACAGCAAAGTGGTCAACTCATAACAACTGACTCTTCACTGAAGCGTACTGGCCACAGCAGCTGCCTTTCAAAGTACTTAAAATATTCTGAAAGCTCCAGTAATATTTCCTTTATACACTTAAATGTAAGTGTATATGCAGAAAAAATGAAACTAGTTATCCTAAATATGATACGTGAATATAAATATGCGtgtttcactgtcactgttctgTCCATCTACTGATGTTCAGAGTGgtgcttgcgtgtgtgtttgtgctcaaaCAATAGGCACGTTCTCAGCCTTCCTGTGGAGCAGATAGTGTGTCAGGTGTTGGTGTTCGATTCCACCGAGTGTTTGAGTCtctgttctcttctctgtcctGGTTCAGGAGCTCACAGGGCTCTCTGGAGGGACAGGACATCCAGGCAGCTGAGGCTGAAGAGGAGACCAACTCCGTCTTGTCGGAGGCGATAGATCACAGTAACATCCTCGCATACTTGAGTGGAGCCAGGTCATCCTCGAGACAGACGCAGCAGACACCCGACAGGTCAGTGTGGTGATGTTAAAGTCCATATAAAAGATGTAACTGACTCGATTGGCTTGTGGGTTCTCTTAAATAATGCATGGTTCATACTAGTAATCCTGCTTGTAATCCTGTCGCAGTGTAAGTGAGCTACTTTTGCacactgttttttattgtaaatcCAGCAAGCATGTACTGTGCATGTGCTGTTAAAAATACTCCCTTAATTCCCCTCATTTCAACTTACAGCCTCTAAATGTTGAAATATCtcacttgttgttgttgctgcagtcgTAGCACCCCGGATAGTGTCCTGAACCCAGTGGGTGAATGTGATCTGGGTGATTGTGTGAGTCTGGCTGTGGaggtctcctcttcctctgatgCACCCAGAGACCCAGACACCCTCAGCCTCTCAGAGcctcctctcaacacctcctcTGTATCACAGGTCAGGCACAGATAATAGCTGGTTACTgatgttttgagtttttcaaatgtatttttctcacaccaaaacaatctaactggataaatagcactgcaggtaagagggaaaatgtttggtttagtggtgaattgtcccttttttttctgggttGCAGAGGATTGTGAGcccagagacagacagtggatTTGGGAGCTCTTACTTGAACCAATCAGGTTCTGGAGCATCTCAACCAAATCTGCTCACAGAAAGGTACAAATCTATATaaacagcaacaataaaatACTTTCTGAAGTCATTAATAAAATGAGCTTCAGTAGATAGTGACTAACTAAAGCTTGAACTTCCTATCTGCAGCGTGCAGTCCCAGAATGATGCTTTAAGTAGCAGTGAGGGCTCCTGCTCCAACCTGGAGACAGCCATCCATTCAGCCAGCATCACCAGCCAGCGGTGGGCCAGTCCCCACCCGTCTGTCCAAACACAGTCCTGTGGTGCAGCAGCGGCAGTGGAGCGATGGGTGGAGAGCACCACTAAGGAGCCTTCAGTCAGGCTGCAGGGTGAGCAAATCAGTCCTAAAGAAAGTCTCTTATTGTTTCATCTTTGGTTAATACTGAAGTGATGAACGCTTCTTCACCACTGATCGAACAGGATCTGAACGCACCACGCCTTCCCGGCTCCATCACCACGTATCTGAACCTGTACTCAGCACCACCATggatggagaagagagaggcagCCCGCTGTATTCTTGCTCCTGTAATAGGTCAGTATATGCTACGGAGCAATCAGTGTTGGGGGTTCACCAGTGTACATAAAGATTTAAGCGTCATCTTCTGCATATCTGCATTCGTTTGTGTTTAGTGAGGCGATCCTGGCCTTGCAGTCGGAGGTGTCCAGGCTGAAGAAGGACCTCGAGGATGGCTTGGTCCAGCTGCCTCACCTAGCACAGAAGATGGACTATCTCACCTCCAAATACAGACAGGAGCGCAGGTCTAAAACCAGAGGGCGGAGCCATCACAGGCCAGCCTGCAACAGGTGGGAAGCTGATCTTGCAAGGCTTGTAATAGTGGAGGAATAGAAGCATAATGGGCATTATTGGGGTGTACTGAAGTGACATTTGGTTCATAGGGTTTACCTAATCGTAATATCCTAACATTCGAGGTGAAAGACACTATTATTCATTGTTAgtcattattatttgtattatattttttattctaacCTCCAGTGTGTGGAAGCCATCGGGGAGCAGTAAGAATGTGAGCGATCTCAGCTCCAGTCAGGTGAAGACAGAGGACTGGATCTCTACAGACATGGACCCCAGCAAGAGCAAAGGTAGTAGTCCACCACAACACACACGAGCAGATTGCAGAAAACCAATGTCTCTCCATCTgtaactatatatatatgtgcgTGCTCATATTCCCTCCATCCTCTGTACTCCGGTTTGGGACATTTGCTCTTCAGGTACAGACAGCGGTGACACAGCCGGCTCTGAGAGCATGATGCAGTTGAGCGATTCGCCTGTAGGGAGCAGGAGAGTGCCTGAGTTTCAATATAAACTTCACGGGGCACTGCAGTCCAACAGAGGTCAGAGCCCAAGccatttttcacattatgtaAACAGCCTAATTGTGTCTGAAATGATTTTTATGTATATCATTTACCTGGGGATATTATATGTATGTGTCTTACACTCCATCAGGGTCAGACAGAGATGGATCAGTGAAAAACAACTCTGGTCTGACAAACTTGGTTTTAAAGGGGAAAAAGGAGGCTTCTGACAGCCATGCCAGGCAGAGACCACAGAGTAAGTGTTTTTAAGGGTCTCGTATTGTGCTTATTTTTAGGTTTATACTTTTCTGTGTCTACTGCTTCATGTTACGGCCTCGACACAAACAGGCAGGCTGTCCCCGCCATCGTTATAAAACGgtctttaaaactaaaaaccaGGGTGTGTTTCAGTATTATGTTTTATTAGTGTTCATACTATTGTGCTTCCCATGTCTCTGCGGTCAGCAGCCTTCATGGAGAGTCTTCACTCCAGGGGGAGATggtctgttttctcctctccatctcttcagAGGCCTCTCCTCCAGGTCGGCTACGGCTCCTCCAGCAGCCTGCCTGCCAGGTGAACACAGCTGATGGCACAAACACATCACTCACTGACAGCCGGCAGATATTTATCATGAGATAGTTCTGTCACAGTGGAGTCATTCTTCATCTGTCTCGCTGTCTGATCTCATATCCAGTTATAAAGTGAGGGAGCCACCGCTGCAGCCCTCCTCCCATCACAGGAAACGCTCCACCCAGTCGGACTCGGCGCTCCTGCCCAGTAATGTGTACTTCCAGCGGACACTTTCACCTGTATCAGTGCCCTTAAAGACCGGCAGCAGGACAGGCAGACGCAGAGGGAGCAAGGTGAGATCTGTCCACGTGCTTTTCTGCTGCTCAGAATCAATTTGATGTTAATGTGACATAATTGGAAGGTTAACTACTGTTTTTCTAGGAGGAAGAAATGAACAGGACTCTAGATCAGGCTATTGAGATGGCTCGAAACATGAAGAGGACCACAGACAGAATGGCAAAGAGACTGTCAGCTGATCTGGTCAAGGCTCAACTCCACAGGAAGCTACACAGCTCACAGCCACTAGGGGGCAGGAAACACCAGATGTTATAACAAGCAGGGTACAGATAAGTTAAATCATCAATCTGAAACCTGATGCATATGAAGAATATATCTTGATCGGATGAGTTATTTATGGACCTGTTTGTCTTAAGTTATTGCTTTTGTACATGGTTGTATATTTATAATACACTGAAAAGCCTGGaatcacaatgtaaaaataaaaatttggaTTTTATAACCTCACCTGTATATTGTTAGGTTTGGGGAATTCTTATAgcaaattcatattttttattggtAAACAGGATCTAGTTTAAATTGAACGTCTTTACATTTTGATATTATGTCTTTTGGCCCCTTTAATCTTCAAGTGTCCCAATTTGTTCCTGAAATGTGTGCAGactaaggctgcaactaatgattattttcattgtcgataattatgctgattattttcataattaattgAGAAATTGTTTAGTCCATCGAATGtcaaaaaaagtgagaaaattcTTACTAAAAGCTTATTCAGATATAATTGTTTCACCCCCCCATTGACCCCTTTTGGCTCCCCAATAAAAATTCTGGGGGTGCCCCTGCCAaagtaataatatatatatatatatatatatatatatatttatatataatcatacttgacaaagaaaaagcagcaaatccttccatgtgagaagctggaaccagtttATGACAAATAACAGATGATTAATCGTTTGTAAAACTAGTCGGCGATTAGTTTTCTTGAGAttaactaatcgattaattgactaatcattgcagctgtaGTGTGAAATGTGACCAAAATAATACCTTACATGAACTATAATGGGCAAACTCACTTTCTGACGCGATTTTTTCGATATAAGGCCAAAATCACATCAATACAGTTCAATGTTTCACTCAGACCcccatttatttttcatctgtaaTGTTTGTGGTACTGAAAGCTCAAAAGGAGGAACGAAATGATCCAGATGTGTCCTTCAGTGGGCGACATCAGTCACACAGTCGTGTCACTCAGCATTAAATCAATAAACATAAACTTTATCTTTACACAATGCTCCATGTCAGTGTCATCTAATCCTTTTGTTCTCCTTTGTATTCCACCTGCCTCCAACCTGTCAGCTATCACATACACTCAGGCAGCCACAGGGTGAGGAGATAAagtgaaatcaaattaaaactaGGTCAGATTGTTAATATTACATTTCAGGTAAGTCCCTCTCTGCCTTTAGTTCGATGAGTATCAACTTTTGTCCTCTTCGCTAATTCCCTCATTTGACGCCTCTAATGCCCGTCCTGCTGGCCTGTGGGTGCTGCTGACACAGTGTCTCCTTACTGAGTTTCTGTTGCGTGGCTTTGTCGCCGCCGTCGCCTGCTGGGTGCCGGGCCCCGTTCACTTTTTGTTGTTGGGTATCGACTTTCACTGTTTCTTCTAAGACGGGTATCAGGAAAGGAGATGTGTCTAAACAACATACCTGAACTGTCCCCTCTGATTGTTCAAGGGACAGATAAAATTCACTAACCTGCAGGCGTCAACAGCACAGACTGCTCAGAGTGAAGCAGCCAGCGCATTAAATCTCtcacattaaaacacaccaGCCAGTTTCAGCGACTCATGTTAATTCAGTACCGAACAGGTACTGAAAGCAAGACATGTGGAAAACTGTTGCTATttcacctcttcctcttcctcctctttctcagtTATAGGAATatctttttatgattttatgatTTCCGCCGTGTATTAGTCATGAAGGAGGGGTCTCGGTGTTGTGGTCCTTCCCAACATTCAGTTTCTCTCTTCAAAGGAGTTAAAGGAGCCTTTATTAAAACTCAATATCTTGGGGATTTTTTCAGGAGCTTCTCCTTTACAGAGGAGAGTTCGTCTTTATTAAACAGGACACAAGGACTCTCTGAAGACCTTTAGAGGGAAATTCTCCAGTATTGATGAAGTTTTATCGCAATTATATGTTAGTTTTGCCAGTTGCTTCACTTAAGAGCCCAGAGAGGCGACCCAGATGGAAGATGTGGAGGACTTCATGAGCTCATAGTGTTCATTAAACTCATCACACCACAGGAAACAACACTTGTACATTGAATAGGTTTTTGCCTTCTGGTCTGGTTCAAACTGGAGGTTAAAAGATCTTCTCCTAATGTGCTTTCAATGTATGTAATAGGACGGaaaatccacagtcctcattttctgcaaaaattgtGTTCCAGTGTTTATCTGAAGGTAATGAGGCATCAAGTTGGCTTCTACCAAAATTACAGCCTATTTAGTCAGAAATTCCCTCTTTGCATTTTAACCATCTGGCACATCTGATCACAGAAGCTGTctagagaaacacaaaaagggAATTTAGCCCTAAAGCGACTATCAGTAGTCTGATTTAATgaactcagactgctgaagcctcatattAACTTCAGATGAGCCTTCAATATATTTCTGCACACAAcaaggactgtggattttgtccaAACTGCTTCAAagaacatgtgaaaatgtgactgTAGTTGTAAGACACACCAAAAAAGTCTTCCTTTATCCTTTTAGGATACGCCTCATCCAACTTGTCCTAACCTGGCGATAAACATCATTGTCAGTATCATTTACCGCACACTGAAGTATCCTATAAACACTTAAACTGGTGATTTGGGGAATCTGACACTGTCACTCTTTGTTCCTTAAACAGTTTGAAAGCAGTGATTGTCTCATGCGTGTGAAGTTCAGTTGGATCAGCTCTCTCCTTTTGCCTTTTATGCACAATAGAGTTTGTCCAGCGCCGAACCTCAGGGATCCTCCCAGCTCGTCTTCATAATACACACCTGACGTAGACGCTCGGCCACCAGGGAAAAGAAATGATATTATAGTAGTCCTTCCCTCAGTTGACTCTGAAGCAGATGAATTTATCCACATGAGGAGAAAATTTATAATTATACTCCCTAAGGCAGGAGTATTCAATCACTTCTGTAGAAGAGCCAGTAGTCAAGTGTCCAGAAGCTAGAAAGGttgcagggtccgccacatataaacaaattaaaactgtatgaaactgtgttgtcctttaaggtcagtttgtttattcagcaatgaaaacaaagagggtttgtttatttagtttgtttaggcataaaaaaaatcagtcgatgaagatctttctcttctgattagaatttcttccccaaaactacatactgcacctttaacaacaGACATAACTAACGAATGGGCTGATTAGCCGAccaacaaaatgatcaaatcatCAAATCATCTTTTCTGTTTAACTTAACAtaaatttaagttttatttatttcaagttgattaaatggaaaatgtatattttttattagaaCATTAGTAAACATCTTTCACAATCACAGTTATGCGATAGAAACTTGCTGTGTGTCTTTAATACGCAACATTTTGAGATAAGTCACGGTTGTTTACTtgtacaataatgaaaatattgctCACCATGTTGAAGGTTGGTataaaattcagtctttatctccTCGCACTTTTATCAGATTTACTGGGAGTGGTTTTGTCTCTGCACCAATGCTGAAAAGAAGCAGCTCTGATAACTGAGTCAGGTCAACTAGATATTTTAGGTAGGCTGAACTGTAGATGCAGTATTTTCAGCTTTGGATCTCCAgttgaaagaaagtgaaagattGTGTTGACTTAACAAGAGAATTATATGTGAACTGAACTGCAGGGTTGAAGTATAACTGAATTGATATCATCTTAATCTGAATAGaaaagtttatttgttttgaatcattTCAAAATTA
It encodes the following:
- the LOC141017068 gene encoding uncharacterized protein; the protein is MEAESEDSDEDVQGEDKPTVLWEKCIQQSIFVDLSEDESLHLSDFENSLALHLSQAESAASEASIHLSGKSWKLSGLDVTSSESSNVSSQSERVVESKNSLLHVSARRPNTMQDEPPLNQRFEDLGQDTSDEDQDDLPYDRDLGSLYFNQRAESESNMSSDGRETVHASPDLPGLVECNIINRDDVIEALVSVEKPAALSQEDANTKKGDFIEVAPSCPCPPADINQLLLRHFSQEELLRSGRLIEAETLPEVSLLESVDDTVLSLAPTHNSSKINGHHPESPACKSEVNSESFGSGRTDGKSNTESKNSSLEEEVERKIDKVTSADSVTSSSASVESKQSSGGGSDVDVAEQEQTEEDDQAQRVPLVRTRSFSEMKYGQGQVHYPRPDFSKVAPKVKIPKTPSGPAKPVPQSPSSMHRAQSSPGMLDLISRVLEDSIQPSEKPYVFKDEVKTPPALVDHLQAEYDKLLTKYAEAENLIDQMRLGTNGNLPAVEGSHLESFAPHVPPSENCNEKVEPGPQSNIKEVNTASSSQPEEGPSDGERMTAELRDIISQFMRTVEEFKLSVGSMSVSTAEQQMMLRSMMEAQDQLERKYISKKEEHRALEMQNYMGLSRNTGTFDPNRLVEGDIFRIGMHLEDIKEMIDRNVCAQISPPQSSSTPTHTKEALHVKPSPLCMPTPSPPPSLHQGPCAGFSTVGYKTESRKEEVDEASEVHGDDGLQQSGQLITTDSSLKRTGHSSCLSKSSQGSLEGQDIQAAEAEEETNSVLSEAIDHSNILAYLSGARSSSRQTQQTPDSRSTPDSVLNPVGECDLGDCVSLAVEVSSSSDAPRDPDTLSLSEPPLNTSSRIVSPETDSGFGSSYLNQSGSGASQPNLLTESVQSQNDALSSSEGSCSNLETAIHSASITSQRWASPHPSVQTQSCGAAAAVERWVESTTKEPSVRLQADRTGSERTTPSRLHHHVSEPVLSTTMDGEERGSPLYSCSCNSEAILALQSEVSRLKKDLEDGLVQLPHLAQKMDYLTSKYRQERRSKTRGRSHHRPACNSVWKPSGSSKNVSDLSSSQVKTEDWISTDMDPSKSKGTDSGDTAGSESMMQLSDSPVGSRRVPEFQYKLHGALQSNRGSDRDGSVKNNSGLTNLVLKGKKEASDSHARQRPQTAFMESLHSRGRWSVFSSPSLQRPLLQVGYGSSSSLPASYKVREPPLQPSSHHRKRSTQSDSALLPSNVYFQRTLSPVSVPLKTGSRTGRRRGSKEEEMNRTLDQAIEMARNMKRTTDRMAKRLSADLVKAQLHRKLHSSQPLGGRKHQML